One Gimesia aquarii DNA segment encodes these proteins:
- a CDS encoding DUF1559 domain-containing protein — MSRNIYSKKGFTLIELLVVIAIIAILIALLLPAVQQAREAARRSTCKNNMKQLGLALHNYHDAHTKFPYSSANNAMVWTQAGDPILNTSGWTLLLPYLEQSALYNQFNFTAAQRDSTFSGWSSTSAGTVMGASADITANMELTKKVIAVFNCPSDDNNQTYNSATSYYGCGISGSAMTNYGFSVSSGTGPWRLWSNEGITTRALFGENSNSDISKIKDGTSNTVMVCETTRQVRDGTGNYWGCSVYAGNGVNLAHGRGINYWLCCSWTPPMTERPGVLGSYSMPGSAHVGGCMILLADGAVRFISENIDSTIRTNLSRIKDGQVIGEF, encoded by the coding sequence ATGTCGAGGAACATATACAGCAAGAAGGGTTTTACTCTGATAGAACTGCTCGTTGTGATTGCGATTATAGCCATTTTAATCGCGTTGCTGCTTCCTGCCGTGCAGCAGGCGCGCGAAGCGGCTCGCCGTTCTACCTGTAAGAATAACATGAAGCAGCTTGGTCTGGCTCTGCACAATTATCACGACGCGCACACCAAGTTTCCCTACTCAAGTGCCAACAATGCCATGGTCTGGACGCAGGCCGGAGATCCGATCCTGAATACATCCGGCTGGACACTACTTCTGCCTTATCTGGAACAGTCTGCGCTCTACAATCAGTTCAACTTCACCGCCGCCCAACGCGATAGTACGTTCAGTGGGTGGTCTTCGACCAGTGCGGGAACAGTGATGGGAGCGTCTGCGGACATTACCGCTAATATGGAACTGACGAAAAAGGTCATCGCCGTTTTCAATTGTCCGAGCGATGATAACAATCAGACCTACAATTCCGCGACTTCCTACTACGGCTGTGGTATCTCGGGAAGTGCCATGACCAACTATGGGTTCAGTGTCAGCTCCGGCACAGGGCCCTGGAGGTTGTGGAGTAATGAAGGAATTACCACGAGAGCTCTCTTTGGGGAGAATTCCAATTCCGATATTTCGAAGATCAAGGATGGCACCAGTAATACCGTCATGGTGTGCGAAACGACTCGTCAGGTGCGAGATGGAACCGGTAACTACTGGGGATGTAGCGTCTACGCGGGAAATGGCGTCAACCTGGCCCACGGCCGGGGAATCAATTACTGGCTCTGTTGTTCCTGGACTCCTCCGATGACGGAACGGCCCGGCGTACTGGGATCTTACAGTATGCCCGGAAGTGCCCATGTCGGAGGTTGTATGATCCTGCTCGCGGATGGTGCTGTGCGATTTATCAGCGAGAACATCGATTCCACTATCCGCACCAATCTCTCCAGAATCAAAGACGGTCAGGTAATTGGCGAGTTCTGA
- a CDS encoding aspartate aminotransferase family protein produces MQLTGNASSQDTIALFEKYVIPNYGRYPISLVRGEGSYVWDAEGKRYLDLFPGWGCNILGYSPEPVVSAIQDQVSRLIHVPNTWYTEAQGRFAEFLCTRSFGKAFFCNSGAEAVEGAIKLARLHFDGKRPKIITCENGFHGRTFAAVTATAQPKYHDGLGPLVAGFRYAPFNDLEAIASLVDDETCAIMVEPIQGEGGVNIPDEGYLAGLRKVADEANCLLIFDEVQTSMGRTGTWFGYQQWGVQPDIMTMAKGIAAGVAAGAVIANEEVAPSLRPGMHASTFGGNPLAMAAGLATGQMIEEQNLLDNCQSMSQQFQQFFGQLQNELPIIREVRVRGMMVGIDLNIPSGPAVGKCMDRGLLINSTHDTVVRLLPPLNVTLEQVEEGCEIIATVLREMAEEA; encoded by the coding sequence GTGCAATTAACGGGAAATGCCAGCAGTCAGGACACGATTGCCCTATTCGAGAAATATGTCATTCCCAATTATGGTCGTTATCCGATCAGCCTGGTGCGCGGCGAAGGCAGCTACGTTTGGGACGCCGAGGGGAAACGCTATCTCGATCTGTTTCCCGGATGGGGGTGTAATATACTGGGCTATTCTCCCGAGCCGGTGGTCTCTGCCATTCAAGATCAGGTTTCTCGTTTGATTCACGTACCCAATACCTGGTACACCGAAGCACAAGGAAGATTCGCCGAATTTCTCTGCACGCGAAGTTTCGGTAAAGCCTTCTTCTGTAACAGTGGTGCGGAAGCCGTCGAAGGCGCTATTAAACTGGCTCGATTACATTTCGATGGCAAACGTCCCAAAATCATTACCTGCGAAAATGGGTTTCACGGTCGAACGTTTGCCGCAGTCACGGCCACAGCCCAGCCCAAATATCATGATGGATTGGGCCCCTTAGTTGCCGGCTTTCGATATGCACCGTTTAATGATCTGGAAGCGATTGCCAGTCTGGTGGACGATGAAACATGTGCCATCATGGTAGAACCGATACAGGGTGAGGGCGGCGTTAACATTCCAGATGAAGGTTATCTGGCCGGTCTTCGAAAGGTGGCAGATGAAGCCAACTGTCTGCTGATCTTTGATGAAGTACAAACCAGCATGGGACGCACCGGAACCTGGTTCGGATATCAGCAGTGGGGTGTTCAGCCCGACATCATGACCATGGCTAAAGGCATCGCAGCGGGAGTCGCAGCGGGAGCCGTAATCGCGAATGAAGAAGTTGCCCCCAGCTTACGCCCCGGAATGCATGCCAGCACGTTTGGCGGGAATCCGCTGGCGATGGCAGCAGGCTTGGCCACCGGCCAAATGATCGAAGAGCAAAACCTGTTGGACAATTGTCAAAGTATGTCACAGCAATTTCAGCAATTCTTCGGCCAACTCCAGAATGAGCTGCCGATTATTCGTGAAGTACGAGTCCGCGGTATGATGGTGGGTATCGATTTGAACATTCCTTCTGGTCCTGCTGTTGGAAAATGTATGGACCGTGGATTACTGATCAATTCGACGCATGATACCGTTGTCCGTTTATTGCCGCCTTTGAATGTGACTTTGGAACAGGTCGAAGAAGGCTGTGAGATCATCGCGACCGTGTTGCGGGAAATGGCTGAAGAAGCATAA
- a CDS encoding FkbM family methyltransferase — protein sequence MRLHRRIPQLFGYDLIHIQRNHPTLESHLKFLFEKLNINIVLDVGANRGQYGCLLREMGFTGDIISFEPLKEAYQELLQSSAGDVKWHTYNCALGSVSETTEINFTSSSVFASFLNPNEYAKEVRSEQVQIDQKETVEVKKLDDVFEEVISKCSGTNHQIYLKMDTQGFDQEVFKGAEKSIEQIAALQSEIAILPLYEEMPDYIESMTAFREKGFELTGLFPVSRDHDSLFLIEMDCVMRRKS from the coding sequence ATGAGACTACATCGCAGGATTCCGCAACTATTCGGATATGACTTGATTCATATCCAAAGAAACCACCCCACGCTTGAGTCACACTTAAAGTTTTTATTTGAGAAATTGAACATCAACATCGTTTTGGATGTGGGTGCCAACCGCGGGCAATATGGATGTCTGCTCCGCGAGATGGGGTTTACAGGCGATATCATTTCGTTCGAACCCTTGAAAGAAGCGTACCAGGAATTATTGCAAAGTAGCGCGGGAGATGTGAAGTGGCACACTTACAATTGTGCCCTGGGTTCTGTGTCTGAAACGACGGAAATAAATTTTACGAGTTCGTCTGTGTTTGCGTCGTTTCTGAATCCCAATGAATATGCCAAGGAGGTGCGGAGCGAACAGGTTCAGATTGATCAAAAAGAAACCGTCGAAGTCAAAAAACTGGACGACGTTTTTGAAGAAGTGATTTCCAAATGTTCCGGAACCAATCACCAGATTTATTTGAAAATGGATACACAGGGTTTTGATCAGGAAGTTTTTAAGGGAGCAGAAAAATCTATCGAGCAGATTGCGGCACTCCAATCAGAAATAGCCATTCTCCCTTTGTATGAGGAGATGCCGGACTACATTGAATCGATGACTGCGTTTCGAGAGAAAGGCTTTGAATTGACGGGGCTCTTTCCTGTCTCACGAGATCATGATTCGCTGTTTCTGATTGAAATGGATTGTGTCATGCGGCGAAAGTCATAG
- a CDS encoding homoserine O-acetyltransferase: MATQQEISEIRQHSGVGFVQTQLATLFEPPHSLKLAGGGELGPIQVAYETYGELTPAKDNAIFICHALTGDAHAAGYYEQDDEKAKPGWWDDLIGPGRALDTNKYFVICANVLGGCQGTTGPESKNPETDHSYRLDFPFITVGDIVEVHSALTKHLGIDQLLAVIGGSLGGMQVLDWAARFPDQIRGAICLATAAQLSAQGIAFNAVGRRAIKTDPEYKEGKYEKGAGPRYGLALARMIAHITYLSDQSIEMKFGRRLQDQDTFQYEMLPEVEFQVESYLHYQGKRFVERFDANSYLYLTKAMDYFDLASQYGSLTKALGKTDARFLIASYDSDWLFTTTQSKELVRALIECGKHVSFIELKSPFGHDSFLIEIKQLQKMITPFLEQAYQTRLAESAKKS, encoded by the coding sequence ATGGCTACACAACAGGAAATTTCTGAAATTCGCCAACACTCGGGTGTTGGTTTTGTTCAGACCCAATTGGCAACTCTATTTGAACCACCTCATAGTTTAAAACTGGCAGGAGGAGGAGAACTGGGACCGATTCAGGTGGCCTATGAAACGTATGGCGAATTGACGCCCGCGAAAGATAATGCCATCTTTATTTGCCATGCACTCACGGGCGATGCGCACGCCGCCGGTTACTACGAACAGGACGACGAAAAAGCGAAGCCCGGTTGGTGGGACGATTTAATTGGCCCGGGAAGGGCTCTTGATACTAATAAATACTTTGTGATTTGTGCGAATGTGCTGGGAGGCTGTCAGGGGACGACCGGTCCCGAAAGCAAAAATCCGGAAACCGATCATTCCTATCGACTCGATTTTCCATTTATTACGGTCGGTGATATTGTGGAAGTTCATTCGGCACTTACAAAACATCTGGGGATTGACCAGTTACTGGCTGTGATTGGAGGCAGCCTGGGAGGGATGCAGGTATTGGACTGGGCGGCTCGATTTCCAGACCAAATTCGAGGGGCGATCTGTCTGGCGACCGCCGCTCAACTTTCGGCACAGGGAATTGCCTTTAATGCGGTGGGCAGGCGGGCCATCAAAACAGACCCTGAGTACAAGGAGGGTAAGTATGAAAAAGGAGCCGGCCCCCGTTATGGATTGGCACTCGCACGCATGATTGCGCACATTACTTACCTTTCTGATCAATCGATTGAAATGAAGTTCGGCAGACGTTTACAGGATCAGGATACCTTTCAGTACGAGATGCTGCCAGAAGTCGAATTTCAGGTCGAAAGCTATTTGCATTATCAGGGAAAACGATTTGTTGAACGTTTTGACGCCAACAGCTATCTTTATCTTACGAAAGCAATGGACTATTTTGATCTCGCTTCTCAATATGGTTCATTGACCAAGGCACTCGGAAAAACGGATGCCCGGTTTTTGATCGCTTCCTACGATTCGGACTGGCTGTTTACTACGACCCAAAGTAAAGAGTTGGTGAGAGCGTTAATTGAATGTGGCAAACATGTTTCATTCATTGAATTAAAAAGCCCGTTCGGACACGATTCTTTTTTGATTGAAATTAAACAGTTACAAAAAATGATTACGCCTTTTCTGGAACAAGCTTATCAAACTCGTTTAGCGGAGAGTGCCAAAAAATCATGA
- a CDS encoding M3 family oligoendopeptidase, which yields MTEVAAYPLTWELDSLYPHPDHSDFENCLDQMKVSLESLIERVEALPEVTASEASAAVWGDFLTDYQAATADLSGLFAFLECHCAEDAYNKHFQVLMARLASIRPLRENIETQLQLTLRDVTDEVLQQFAHADSRLQEIHFFLEDSKRNAKLRLPKDQEILASELAVDGLHAWGRLYDRLSGELKIRVMEKGELVDRSPGQIQFDSPQRAIRENNFYAANKAWATIADSCADALNHLAGTRLTTYKHLPVNDHLDAPLIYNRMERATLDTMWSVITERKQKLVSYLDKKAELLGLSKLCWYDVNAPLPLSGGESAELPYDRACELVVNSFEKFSPDLSQFSEKALRERWIEVENRPGKRQGGFCTGFPVQKQSRIFMTYTNSADSMSTLAHELGHAYHSYVLKDEPFVLSDYPMNLAETASTFAEAVLGEQRLSAAQTREEELQILDGMLGDSVAFMLNIHTRFLFEDRLHKERLDGELTSERFSELMLEAQKEAYLNSLDDKGWNPLFWVSKLHFYISELPFYNFPYTFGYLLSLGVYALSDTFSDQTEFADKYRELLIATGCQLTEEAVANTFGYHLGEAEFWNKSIDIIDRRVDRFLELTQ from the coding sequence ATGACTGAAGTAGCCGCTTATCCTCTGACCTGGGAACTCGATTCCCTGTATCCTCATCCGGATCACTCAGACTTTGAAAACTGTCTGGATCAGATGAAGGTTTCCCTGGAAAGTCTGATCGAACGGGTCGAAGCATTACCTGAGGTGACCGCTTCCGAAGCGAGTGCGGCCGTCTGGGGGGATTTTCTGACAGACTATCAAGCGGCGACCGCAGACTTATCGGGACTCTTTGCGTTCCTGGAATGCCATTGTGCCGAAGACGCCTACAACAAACATTTTCAAGTGTTGATGGCTCGGCTGGCCAGCATTCGTCCCTTGCGGGAGAACATTGAAACACAACTACAACTGACATTGCGCGATGTTACCGATGAGGTCTTACAGCAATTTGCTCATGCCGACAGTCGTCTGCAAGAGATTCATTTCTTTCTGGAAGATTCCAAACGAAATGCCAAATTACGATTACCTAAAGATCAGGAAATTCTCGCTTCTGAACTAGCTGTCGATGGATTGCATGCCTGGGGACGGCTCTATGATCGGCTGTCGGGAGAACTCAAGATCCGTGTGATGGAAAAAGGAGAACTGGTAGACCGCTCACCCGGTCAGATTCAATTCGATTCGCCACAAAGAGCAATTCGTGAGAATAATTTTTATGCAGCGAACAAAGCCTGGGCCACCATCGCTGACTCCTGTGCCGATGCTTTGAATCATCTCGCGGGAACTCGACTGACGACTTACAAACACCTGCCGGTGAACGACCATCTGGATGCTCCTTTGATTTACAATCGAATGGAACGTGCCACCCTCGATACCATGTGGTCGGTAATCACAGAACGTAAACAAAAACTGGTGAGTTACCTGGATAAGAAAGCAGAGCTTCTCGGCCTTTCCAAACTCTGCTGGTACGATGTGAATGCGCCACTACCTCTTAGCGGGGGGGAATCTGCGGAACTCCCATATGACCGTGCCTGCGAGTTGGTTGTGAACTCCTTTGAAAAATTCAGCCCCGATCTGAGTCAGTTTTCAGAAAAGGCGCTTCGCGAACGTTGGATTGAAGTCGAGAATCGCCCCGGAAAACGTCAAGGCGGATTTTGCACGGGATTCCCGGTTCAAAAACAATCACGTATTTTTATGACCTACACCAACTCTGCCGACAGCATGTCAACGCTCGCTCATGAATTGGGGCATGCTTACCATTCGTATGTCTTAAAGGATGAGCCATTCGTACTTAGTGACTATCCCATGAATCTGGCGGAGACCGCTTCGACGTTTGCCGAAGCCGTTCTGGGCGAGCAACGCTTGAGTGCTGCTCAGACCAGAGAAGAAGAATTGCAGATTCTGGATGGAATGCTGGGAGACTCCGTTGCTTTCATGCTGAATATTCATACGCGGTTTCTGTTTGAAGATCGACTTCACAAGGAACGTCTGGATGGCGAATTGACATCAGAGCGTTTTTCCGAATTGATGTTAGAGGCGCAAAAGGAAGCCTACCTGAATTCATTGGATGACAAAGGCTGGAATCCTCTATTCTGGGTTTCCAAACTGCATTTCTATATCAGCGAATTACCGTTTTACAATTTCCCTTACACCTTTGGTTACCTGTTGTCGCTGGGAGTTTATGCCCTGTCAGATACCTTTTCTGATCAGACCGAATTTGCTGACAAATACCGCGAACTCCTGATTGCAACCGGCTGTCAGCTCACTGAGGAGGCAGTCGCCAATACATTTGGTTATCACCTGGGAGAAGCTGAGTTCTGGAACAAGAGCATCGATATCATTGACCGCCGGGTGGACCGTTTTCTGGAATTGACCCAGTAA
- a CDS encoding carboxypeptidase-like regulatory domain-containing protein: MSAGLDTTRKLTRRFAIPFAVMLASLSGCGGSNSGPDIEMIPVSGFVAMDGQPLVGAMVEFHPTGNTKGNGGFGLTDEAGKFTLSDYHSNPGCPPGEYGVTFSKITQPDGSPVPPNTQRGQVEMKEQIPPAYNLFKPHAIIQGATVKAPDSKFEFELDSKFKPPRSFFQN; this comes from the coding sequence ATGAGTGCTGGCTTAGATACGACTCGTAAATTGACTCGACGATTTGCAATACCTTTCGCGGTTATGCTTGCTTCTCTTTCCGGTTGTGGGGGTTCGAATTCCGGTCCCGACATTGAAATGATTCCTGTTTCGGGATTCGTGGCGATGGATGGTCAACCACTCGTCGGCGCGATGGTGGAATTTCATCCCACAGGCAACACGAAAGGGAACGGCGGATTTGGCCTGACCGATGAAGCAGGCAAGTTTACTTTGTCTGACTATCATTCGAATCCGGGGTGCCCTCCAGGGGAGTACGGTGTGACCTTCTCGAAGATCACGCAACCGGACGGGTCTCCGGTGCCTCCGAATACCCAGCGAGGTCAGGTCGAGATGAAAGAGCAGATTCCCCCTGCCTATAACCTGTTCAAGCCTCATGCGATCATCCAGGGAGCCACAGTCAAGGCGCCGGATTCGAAATTCGAGTTTGAGCTCGACTCAAAATTCAAGCCCCCGCGTTCGTTTTTTCAAAACTGA
- a CDS encoding ParA family protein — MRIIAIMNQKGGVGKTTTSVNMAAGLAMQGKKVCLVDLDPQGHASLHLGIEPMGNVPTAYDVFSGFKTLAETRQLVAKNLWVVPATLDLAATELELVDAENREIVLRDAIHKMAETEPFDYLIMDCPPSLGVLTINSLTAATEVIIPLQPHFFALQGLSKLLETTALVRRRLNRELRVSGVVLCLYETGTRLAADVTDDLSAFLSESDPEAPWASAKVFQSRIRRNIKLAEAPSFGQSVFDYSKNCPGAKDYAGLVEEVISDEQSEEVPLQQAA; from the coding sequence ATGCGTATCATTGCGATTATGAACCAAAAAGGGGGCGTTGGCAAAACAACGACAAGCGTGAACATGGCTGCCGGACTGGCGATGCAAGGCAAAAAAGTTTGTCTGGTCGACCTGGACCCACAGGGACATGCCTCTTTGCACCTGGGAATCGAACCCATGGGAAATGTCCCGACAGCTTACGATGTTTTTTCCGGTTTTAAAACACTGGCCGAAACCCGGCAGCTGGTTGCGAAAAATTTATGGGTCGTTCCCGCGACGCTGGATCTCGCAGCGACGGAACTGGAGTTGGTTGATGCCGAGAATCGGGAAATTGTGTTACGCGATGCCATTCATAAGATGGCGGAAACCGAACCGTTTGATTATCTGATTATGGACTGTCCCCCATCCCTGGGTGTGTTGACAATCAATTCATTAACGGCGGCTACGGAAGTCATCATCCCTCTGCAGCCTCACTTTTTCGCGCTGCAGGGTTTGTCCAAACTGTTGGAAACAACTGCATTGGTCCGCCGTCGTCTGAACCGCGAACTAAGAGTCTCGGGTGTTGTCTTATGTCTGTATGAAACAGGAACGCGACTGGCAGCCGACGTTACAGATGACTTATCCGCTTTTTTAAGCGAAAGTGATCCCGAGGCACCATGGGCTTCAGCCAAAGTATTCCAGAGTCGCATTCGTCGAAACATCAAGCTGGCGGAAGCTCCCAGCTTTGGACAATCGGTATTTGATTATTCCAAAAATTGTCCGGGCGCAAAAGATTATGCCGGTCTCGTAGAAGAAGTCATCTCGGATGAACAGAGCGAGGAAGTTCCTCTGCAACAAGCCGCCTGA
- the metW gene encoding methionine biosynthesis protein MetW, which translates to MCAQHRYCMQDPSLEVTDKLLLEQIQPGSRVLDLGCGDGRLLARLRDERDASVLGIEIDITQHHASIARGVPVLQADLDEGLQDIPDGAFDYVVLSQTLQQVLHPKQLLEEMVRVAKQALVVVPNFGNWRIRLQVLKQGRAPVTEVLPYEWYNTPNLHLMSMHDFQDLMRLLGIEILQEIPIINHRAVEKAWLANLRAQHVLYILQRLEESSTKTESEHLLHSS; encoded by the coding sequence ATGTGTGCACAACATCGATATTGTATGCAGGACCCGTCGCTGGAAGTGACGGATAAACTGCTACTTGAACAAATTCAACCGGGAAGTCGCGTATTAGACCTGGGCTGCGGCGATGGTCGTCTGCTGGCGCGGTTACGTGATGAACGAGATGCTTCTGTGCTGGGAATTGAAATTGATATCACACAACACCACGCTTCCATTGCCCGCGGTGTCCCCGTGCTTCAGGCAGACCTGGACGAAGGCTTGCAGGATATTCCTGATGGCGCTTTTGATTATGTTGTGCTGAGTCAGACGCTCCAACAGGTGCTGCATCCGAAACAGTTATTGGAAGAAATGGTCCGTGTCGCGAAACAGGCTTTAGTGGTGGTTCCCAATTTTGGAAACTGGCGGATACGTCTTCAGGTTCTCAAGCAGGGGCGTGCGCCGGTGACTGAAGTTTTACCATACGAATGGTATAACACACCCAACCTGCATTTAATGTCGATGCATGACTTTCAGGATCTGATGCGATTATTGGGAATCGAGATCTTGCAGGAAATTCCAATCATCAATCATCGTGCGGTTGAAAAAGCATGGCTCGCCAACTTAAGAGCCCAACATGTGCTCTACATCTTGCAGCGTTTAGAGGAGAGTTCAACAAAAACAGAGAGCGAACATTTATTGCATAGCTCATAG
- the argF gene encoding ornithine carbamoyltransferase, whose translation MRHLITLHDLESSEILEIFALVQELKEKQKSGERPQLLQGHTMTQVFEKPSLRTRLSFESAMWELGGGASFFTCKEAGLDGRESIEDVARVIGGYSDVITLRTFSHELIEQFAKNSNASVINALSDLSHPCQALTDLFTMQEIAGDVSQQKLAYVGDGNNVAYSLANCCAKLGVPFVVSSPEGFELSSDFVASLKANIPDAKLELEPDPQKAVAEANVIYTDVWASMGQEAETEKRKKIFADYQVNSKLMTAAGSNCKFMHCLPAKRGLEVTDEVLDSRQSIVFQQAENRKHLAKGLLVWLMQQA comes from the coding sequence ATGAGACATTTAATTACCTTGCACGACTTGGAATCGTCTGAAATCCTCGAAATATTTGCCCTCGTTCAGGAATTAAAAGAGAAACAAAAATCAGGAGAACGCCCACAGTTATTACAGGGCCATACAATGACTCAGGTATTCGAAAAACCCTCGCTGAGAACAAGGCTCAGTTTTGAATCAGCCATGTGGGAACTGGGAGGGGGCGCGAGCTTCTTTACCTGCAAAGAGGCGGGCCTGGATGGACGTGAATCGATTGAAGATGTCGCCCGGGTGATTGGCGGCTATTCTGATGTGATCACACTGAGAACCTTCTCGCACGAACTCATAGAACAGTTCGCTAAAAACTCGAACGCTTCAGTAATCAACGCACTCTCCGATCTAAGTCATCCCTGTCAGGCATTGACCGATCTGTTTACGATGCAGGAAATCGCCGGCGATGTATCACAGCAGAAACTGGCGTATGTGGGTGATGGTAATAACGTGGCCTATTCACTCGCCAACTGTTGTGCCAAGTTAGGAGTTCCGTTTGTGGTCTCTTCGCCGGAAGGCTTTGAGTTATCTTCAGATTTCGTGGCTTCCTTGAAAGCAAACATCCCAGACGCCAAGCTGGAACTGGAGCCCGATCCGCAAAAAGCGGTTGCAGAAGCAAACGTGATTTACACCGATGTCTGGGCCAGCATGGGACAGGAAGCAGAAACGGAAAAACGCAAGAAAATTTTTGCTGATTATCAGGTCAATTCCAAGCTCATGACAGCCGCGGGATCTAATTGTAAATTTATGCATTGCCTGCCTGCGAAGCGGGGACTCGAAGTCACCGATGAGGTCCTCGATAGTCGACAAAGTATTGTCTTCCAGCAAGCCGAAAATCGAAAGCATCTGGCGAAAGGGTTGTTGGTCTGGTTAATGCAACAGGCATGA
- a CDS encoding YeiH family protein, translating to MSENAPAPDPEQGDIVAPTPRRSTWSEMKTSEDWWAIWIGGLLLLICFLAFYLNLPNNFSEQLAEAKTAGEKPSVHSPLKPWLAKPGSWTQNPISSIFPPEKRNLLIPLCAVFFISLCAFSLGIKAMGHSVTKFAVGFVGVFLLATLAYILTGQVVAKRYNLEYALWALMIGLVISNTIGTPEWMKPALKTEFYIKTGLVIMGASVLFSRLLILGLPGICIAWIVTPVVLISTYAFGQKILKLESKSLNMVISADMSVCGVSAAIATAASCKAKKEELSFAIGLSLSFTVIMMIVMPALIKVLGIGPILGGAWMGGTIDSTGAVAASGAILGEQAEQVAITIKMIQNILIGVTAFGVAVYWVTRVEGKESKIKPDAWEIWYRFPKFVLGFVLASSVFSLMYVYMQGGDIIVPTMVKESSKVFRGWFFCLAFISIGLETNFRELTKFLKGGKPLILYVCGQSLNLILTLLMAWLMFSVFYKDAINELFNK from the coding sequence ATGTCAGAAAACGCGCCTGCTCCTGACCCTGAACAGGGTGATATCGTCGCTCCTACTCCACGGCGTTCGACCTGGTCCGAAATGAAGACCAGCGAAGACTGGTGGGCCATCTGGATTGGCGGGCTCTTACTGCTGATCTGTTTTCTGGCGTTTTATCTTAACCTGCCGAACAATTTTTCCGAGCAACTCGCAGAAGCAAAGACTGCTGGCGAAAAGCCGAGCGTACATAGTCCACTCAAGCCCTGGTTAGCAAAACCAGGTTCATGGACTCAAAACCCGATCAGTTCGATATTTCCACCTGAAAAGAGAAACCTGCTCATTCCGTTATGCGCTGTTTTTTTCATAAGCCTGTGTGCTTTCTCATTGGGTATTAAAGCAATGGGGCACTCTGTTACAAAGTTCGCTGTCGGATTCGTCGGCGTGTTTTTGTTGGCAACGCTGGCATATATCCTCACAGGGCAAGTTGTAGCCAAAAGGTACAATCTGGAGTATGCACTTTGGGCACTGATGATCGGTTTGGTGATCAGCAATACGATTGGTACTCCCGAGTGGATGAAGCCCGCACTGAAAACAGAATTTTATATTAAAACAGGTCTTGTCATTATGGGGGCCAGTGTGCTCTTCAGTCGGCTGTTAATCCTGGGACTGCCGGGAATTTGTATCGCCTGGATTGTAACCCCTGTCGTGCTCATCAGTACTTATGCTTTTGGACAGAAGATTCTCAAACTGGAATCGAAATCGCTGAACATGGTTATTTCGGCTGATATGTCCGTGTGTGGTGTCTCCGCCGCGATTGCCACAGCCGCATCTTGTAAAGCGAAAAAGGAAGAGCTGTCGTTTGCGATTGGCCTCTCGTTAAGTTTCACTGTCATCATGATGATTGTGATGCCCGCTCTGATTAAAGTGTTGGGGATTGGTCCCATCCTGGGAGGCGCCTGGATGGGAGGCACAATCGATTCCACCGGCGCGGTGGCTGCCTCAGGAGCTATATTGGGGGAACAAGCCGAACAGGTGGCAATTACGATCAAAATGATTCAAAATATTCTCATTGGTGTCACCGCGTTCGGAGTCGCCGTGTACTGGGTCACTCGTGTGGAAGGTAAGGAATCAAAAATCAAGCCCGATGCCTGGGAAATCTGGTATCGATTCCCCAAATTCGTACTTGGATTTGTGCTTGCCTCTTCTGTCTTCTCGCTTATGTATGTTTACATGCAGGGCGGCGACATCATTGTTCCCACAATGGTGAAAGAATCATCGAAGGTTTTCCGAGGCTGGTTCTTCTGTCTGGCGTTTATCAGTATCGGTCTCGAAACCAACTTCCGAGAACTGACGAAATTCCTGAAAGGAGGCAAGCCGTTGATCCTCTATGTTTGCGGTCAATCTCTCAACCTGATCCTGACACTGCTGATGGCATGGCTGATGTTCTCGGTCTTCTACAAAGACGCCATTAATGAGCTGTTTAATAAGTAG